A genome region from Brassica oleracea var. oleracea cultivar TO1000 chromosome C2, BOL, whole genome shotgun sequence includes the following:
- the LOC106327435 gene encoding probable disease resistance protein At1g59620 isoform X2: MAELAVALLPFAVERLWNLLVRETGRFQGVEEQFKGLKNDVDTLRCFLKDAEAKKHSSEMVRKVIKDIKEIVFDAEDIIETFLLKKELGESSSSSVKRFAYVTVKSMVLGFDMKAISKRISKVILDMQNLGVQKVIINEEYMQSLLVKEREMRQTFPTSDEDHLVGLERSVERLVGYLVEEDSSQVVSITGMGGLGKTTLARQVYNHETIKSHFLGGLAWVCVSQQFERKCVWQTILQQLRSECDVSKMMEGELLKEIVRVLETQKALIVIDDIWREGDWDLIKHVFLPKKGWKVLLTSRNEEVGLHADRQCVNFKPECLTFEESSDLFQRIAFPIKDTAEFKIEKDMKEIGMEIIRHCGGLPLAIKVLGALLGKKYALHEWKRIRENIKAPTVRGSGSDDRNFNLKVYGVLYLSFEELPAYLKQCFLYLASFPEDYEIHTKKLSYYWAAEGILRPMDFDGASIREVVDGYIEELVKRNMVISKRDVDTSRFKTLQLHDMMREVCLRKAEEENFVQTICRSTANSKSPCKSRRLAVVRLRDETFNVDKEVKNPSLRTILFIDCIIWKATSLLFTRHKLIRVLDLSEVEFEGGKVPSSIGKLIHLRYLSLYETGVTQLPSSMRNLKKLLYLNLAVYGEVYIPNILNEMRELTFLWLPKRLHDKIKLELGNLVKLETLKNFNTKHGRLTDLQGMTRLRSLSISITNESCTTKTLSSSLSKLSRLESLTIDNKNKFYNPTNDDEEGFVWDFVNLKQLWLEIYMPRLPDAQHFPSHLKAIKLTFCRLKEDPMPILEKLLHLKEICLQFRSFSGRRMECSRDGFPQLQKLEFRGLEEWEEWIVEEGSMPLLHTLRIDDCRKLKELPDGLRFITSLKCLVFYNIGKRWEKRLSKGGKDYYKVQHIPSVTIL; encoded by the exons ATGGCTGAGCTAGCAGTGGCACTTTTACCGTTTGCAGTCGAGAGGCTTTGGAACCTCCTTGTCCGAGAAACTGGGCGATTTCAAGGAGTTGAAGAGCAGTTCAAGGGATTAAAAAATGATGTGGATACGTTAAGGTGCTTTTTGAAAGATGCGGAGGCCAAGAAACATTCAAGTGAAATGGTGAGAAAAGTTATCAAAGACATCAAAGAAATTGTTTTTGATGCAGAAGATATCATAGAAACCTTTCTTCTGAAGAAAGAACTCGGAGAATCAAGCAGCAGCAGCGTCAAAAGATTTGCATATGTCACTGTGAAAAGCATGGTGCTTGGGTTTGATATGAAAGCCATAAGCAAGAGGATCTCTAAGGTGATCCTTGATATGCAGAATCTTGGCGTACAGAAAGTAATCATCAATGAAGAGTATATGCAGTCTCTGCTGGTAAAAGAAAGAGAAATGCGACAAACATTTCCTACAAGTGACGAAGACCATCTTGTTGGGTTAGAGAGAAGTGTTGAGAGATTGGTTGGCTATTTGGTGGAGGAGGATAGCAGTCAAGTGGTTTCTATAACTGGGATGGGAGGTCTTGGTAAAACCACACTCGCAAGACAAGTTTATAATCATGAGACGATAAAAAGTCATTTTCTAGGAGGATTAGCGTGGGTTTGTGTTTCGCAACAGTTTGAAAGGAAGTGTGTCTGGCAGACAATCTTGCAACAACTCAGGTCAGAATGCGATGTGTCAAAGATGATGGAAGGCGAACTTCTGAAAGAGATTGTTCGAGTGCTGGAAACACAAAAGGCTTTGATCGTCATTGATGATATATGGAGAGAAGGAGACTGGGACCTAATCAAGCATGTGTTTCTGCCAAAAAAAG GCTGGAAGGTATTACTTACTTCTCGCAATGAGGAAGTGGGATTACATGCAGACAGACAATGTGTTAACTTCAAACCAGAATGCCTAACTTTTGAAGAAAGTTCGGATCTTTTTCAAAGGATAGCATTTCCTATTAAAGACACAGCTG AATTTAAGATTGAAAAAGACATGAAAGAAATCGGTATGGAGATAATTAGACATTGTGGAGGTCTACCACTGGCTATTAAGGTGTTAGGGGCGTTGTTAGGTAAGAAATACGCATTGCATGAGTGGAAAAGGATACGTGAGAACATTAAAGCTCCGACCGTTAGAGGGAGTGGGTCTGACGACAGAAATTTCAATTTGAAGGTTTACGGTGTTTTGTATCTGAGTTTCGAAGAGCTGCCTGCCTATTTGAAGCAGTGCTTCCTTTACCTTGCTAGTTTTCCAGAAGATTATGAGATACATACGAAGAAACTTTCCTATTACTGGGCTGCAGAAGGAATACTAAGGCCAATGGATTTTGATGGAGCGAGCATTCGAGAGGTTGTAGATGGATACATAGAAGAATTGGTTAAGAGAAACATGGTTATTTCTAAAAGAGACGTTGATACTTCAAGATTTAAAACACTTCAGTTGCATGACATGATGAGAGAGGTTTGTTTACGCAAAGCTGAAGAAGAGAATTTCGTACAAACCATTTGCAGATCAACTGCAAATTCGAAATCTCCTTGTAAATCTCGCAGACTTGCTGTTGTACGTTTGCGTGATGAAACTTTTAATGTCGATAAGGAGGTGAAGAATCCAAGCCTTAGAACTATCTTGTTTATCGACTGCATAATATGGAAGGCAACAAGTTTATTGTTTACAAGGCATAAGCTGATAAGAGTGTTAGATCTCTCTGAGGTCGAGTTTGAAGGAGGGAAGGTACCCTCTAGCATCGGGAAGCTCATCCACTTGAGATATCTTAGTTTATATGAGACAGGTGTAACTCAACTGCCTTCTTCTATGCGGAATCTGAAGAAGCTTCTCTATTTAAACCTAGCTGTGTATGGTGAAGTCTACATCCCCAATATCTTGAATGAGATGCGAGAATTGACATTCTTGTGGTTGCCAAAGAGATTACATGATAAGATAAAGTTGGAATTGGGAAATCTGGTCAAGCTGGAGACGTTGAAGAATTTCAACACAAAGCACGGGAGATTGACGGATCTACAGGGTATGACACGGCTCAGATCTCTCTCTATCTCTATTACAAACGAGAGTTGTACCACAAAGACTCTATCTTCATCTCTAAGTAAACTTTCACGCCTGGAGAGTCTTACTATAGATAACAAGAACAAGTTTTATAATCCCACGAATGATGATGAAGAAGGATTTGTTTGGGATTTTGTTAATCTCAAACAGCTGTGGTTGGAGATATATATGCCAAGGTTACCTGATGCACAACACTTTCCTTCTCACCTTAAAGCCATTAAGCTAACTTTTTGTCGTTTGAAGGAGGATCCAATGCCGATTCTAGAGAAGTTGCTTCACTTGAAAGAGATTTGTTTACAATTTCGATCTTTCAGTGGGAGAAGAATGGAATGCTCAAGGGATGGGTTTCCTCAACTGCAGAAGCTAGAATTTAGGGGATTAGAGGAGTGGGAAGAGTGGATAGTAGAAGAAGGCTCCATGCCCCTTCTCCATACTCTCAGAATTGACGATTGCAGAAA GTTAAAGGAGCTTCCTGATGGGCTGCGATTCATCACTTCTTTGAAGTGTCTGGTTTTTTATAATATAGGGAAGAGATGGGAGAAGAGACTGTCGAAAGGAGGAAAAGATTATTACAAAGTCCAACACATCCCTTCTGTTACAATTCTATGA
- the LOC106327435 gene encoding probable disease resistance protein RXW24L isoform X1 has product MAELAVALLPFAVERLWNLLVRETGRFQGVEEQFKGLKNDVDTLRCFLKDAEAKKHSSEMVRKVIKDIKEIVFDAEDIIETFLLKKELGESSSSSVKRFAYVTVKSMVLGFDMKAISKRISKVILDMQNLGVQKVIINEEYMQSLLVKEREMRQTFPTSDEDHLVGLERSVERLVGYLVEEDSSQVVSITGMGGLGKTTLARQVYNHETIKSHFLGGLAWVCVSQQFERKCVWQTILQQLRSECDVSKMMEGELLKEIVRVLETQKALIVIDDIWREGDWDLIKHVFLPKKGWKVLLTSRNEEVGLHADRQCVNFKPECLTFEESSDLFQRIAFPIKDTAEFKIEKDMKEIGMEIIRHCGGLPLAIKVLGALLGKKYALHEWKRIRENIKAPTVRGSGSDDRNFNLKVYGVLYLSFEELPAYLKQCFLYLASFPEDYEIHTKKLSYYWAAEGILRPMDFDGASIREVVDGYIEELVKRNMVISKRDVDTSRFKTLQLHDMMREVCLRKAEEENFVQTICRSTANSKSPCKSRRLAVVRLRDETFNVDKEVKNPSLRTILFIDCIIWKATSLLFTRHKLIRVLDLSEVEFEGGKVPSSIGKLIHLRYLSLYETGVTQLPSSMRNLKKLLYLNLAVYGEVYIPNILNEMRELTFLWLPKRLHDKIKLELGNLVKLETLKNFNTKHGRLTDLQGMTRLRSLSISITNESCTTKTLSSSLSKLSRLESLTIDNKNKFYNPTNDDEEGFVWDFVNLKQLWLEIYMPRLPDAQHFPSHLKAIKLTFCRLKEDPMPILEKLLHLKEICLQFRSFSGRRMECSRDGFPQLQKLEFRGLEEWEEWIVEEGSMPLLHTLRIDDCRKLKELPDGLQIITNLEDLIVCNMGDEFNLRLSEGYLPSHLTTISLSGCRLTEDPMPILEKLLHLKDVSLDYRSFCGRRMVCSRGGFPQLQKLQFKRLEEWEEWIVEEGSMPLLHTLIIYYCPKLKELPDGLRFITSLKCLVFYNIGKRWEKRLSKGGKDYYKVQHIPSVTIL; this is encoded by the exons ATGGCTGAGCTAGCAGTGGCACTTTTACCGTTTGCAGTCGAGAGGCTTTGGAACCTCCTTGTCCGAGAAACTGGGCGATTTCAAGGAGTTGAAGAGCAGTTCAAGGGATTAAAAAATGATGTGGATACGTTAAGGTGCTTTTTGAAAGATGCGGAGGCCAAGAAACATTCAAGTGAAATGGTGAGAAAAGTTATCAAAGACATCAAAGAAATTGTTTTTGATGCAGAAGATATCATAGAAACCTTTCTTCTGAAGAAAGAACTCGGAGAATCAAGCAGCAGCAGCGTCAAAAGATTTGCATATGTCACTGTGAAAAGCATGGTGCTTGGGTTTGATATGAAAGCCATAAGCAAGAGGATCTCTAAGGTGATCCTTGATATGCAGAATCTTGGCGTACAGAAAGTAATCATCAATGAAGAGTATATGCAGTCTCTGCTGGTAAAAGAAAGAGAAATGCGACAAACATTTCCTACAAGTGACGAAGACCATCTTGTTGGGTTAGAGAGAAGTGTTGAGAGATTGGTTGGCTATTTGGTGGAGGAGGATAGCAGTCAAGTGGTTTCTATAACTGGGATGGGAGGTCTTGGTAAAACCACACTCGCAAGACAAGTTTATAATCATGAGACGATAAAAAGTCATTTTCTAGGAGGATTAGCGTGGGTTTGTGTTTCGCAACAGTTTGAAAGGAAGTGTGTCTGGCAGACAATCTTGCAACAACTCAGGTCAGAATGCGATGTGTCAAAGATGATGGAAGGCGAACTTCTGAAAGAGATTGTTCGAGTGCTGGAAACACAAAAGGCTTTGATCGTCATTGATGATATATGGAGAGAAGGAGACTGGGACCTAATCAAGCATGTGTTTCTGCCAAAAAAAG GCTGGAAGGTATTACTTACTTCTCGCAATGAGGAAGTGGGATTACATGCAGACAGACAATGTGTTAACTTCAAACCAGAATGCCTAACTTTTGAAGAAAGTTCGGATCTTTTTCAAAGGATAGCATTTCCTATTAAAGACACAGCTG AATTTAAGATTGAAAAAGACATGAAAGAAATCGGTATGGAGATAATTAGACATTGTGGAGGTCTACCACTGGCTATTAAGGTGTTAGGGGCGTTGTTAGGTAAGAAATACGCATTGCATGAGTGGAAAAGGATACGTGAGAACATTAAAGCTCCGACCGTTAGAGGGAGTGGGTCTGACGACAGAAATTTCAATTTGAAGGTTTACGGTGTTTTGTATCTGAGTTTCGAAGAGCTGCCTGCCTATTTGAAGCAGTGCTTCCTTTACCTTGCTAGTTTTCCAGAAGATTATGAGATACATACGAAGAAACTTTCCTATTACTGGGCTGCAGAAGGAATACTAAGGCCAATGGATTTTGATGGAGCGAGCATTCGAGAGGTTGTAGATGGATACATAGAAGAATTGGTTAAGAGAAACATGGTTATTTCTAAAAGAGACGTTGATACTTCAAGATTTAAAACACTTCAGTTGCATGACATGATGAGAGAGGTTTGTTTACGCAAAGCTGAAGAAGAGAATTTCGTACAAACCATTTGCAGATCAACTGCAAATTCGAAATCTCCTTGTAAATCTCGCAGACTTGCTGTTGTACGTTTGCGTGATGAAACTTTTAATGTCGATAAGGAGGTGAAGAATCCAAGCCTTAGAACTATCTTGTTTATCGACTGCATAATATGGAAGGCAACAAGTTTATTGTTTACAAGGCATAAGCTGATAAGAGTGTTAGATCTCTCTGAGGTCGAGTTTGAAGGAGGGAAGGTACCCTCTAGCATCGGGAAGCTCATCCACTTGAGATATCTTAGTTTATATGAGACAGGTGTAACTCAACTGCCTTCTTCTATGCGGAATCTGAAGAAGCTTCTCTATTTAAACCTAGCTGTGTATGGTGAAGTCTACATCCCCAATATCTTGAATGAGATGCGAGAATTGACATTCTTGTGGTTGCCAAAGAGATTACATGATAAGATAAAGTTGGAATTGGGAAATCTGGTCAAGCTGGAGACGTTGAAGAATTTCAACACAAAGCACGGGAGATTGACGGATCTACAGGGTATGACACGGCTCAGATCTCTCTCTATCTCTATTACAAACGAGAGTTGTACCACAAAGACTCTATCTTCATCTCTAAGTAAACTTTCACGCCTGGAGAGTCTTACTATAGATAACAAGAACAAGTTTTATAATCCCACGAATGATGATGAAGAAGGATTTGTTTGGGATTTTGTTAATCTCAAACAGCTGTGGTTGGAGATATATATGCCAAGGTTACCTGATGCACAACACTTTCCTTCTCACCTTAAAGCCATTAAGCTAACTTTTTGTCGTTTGAAGGAGGATCCAATGCCGATTCTAGAGAAGTTGCTTCACTTGAAAGAGATTTGTTTACAATTTCGATCTTTCAGTGGGAGAAGAATGGAATGCTCAAGGGATGGGTTTCCTCAACTGCAGAAGCTAGAATTTAGGGGATTAGAGGAGTGGGAAGAGTGGATAGTAGAAGAAGGCTCCATGCCCCTTCTCCATACTCTCAGAATTGACGATTGCAGAAAATTAAAGGAGCTTCCTGATGGGCTGCAAATAATCACTAACTTGGAGGACCTGATTGTTTGTAATATGGGAGATGAGTTCAATTTGAGATTGTCGGAAGGATACTTGCCTTCTCACCTTACAACCATATCGCTAAGTGGCTGTCGTTTGACAGAGGACCCAATGCCTATTTTAGAGAAGCTTCTTCACTTGAAAGATGTTAGTTTAGATTATCGATCTTTCTGTGGGAGGAGAATGGTTTGCTCGAGGGGTGGGTTTCCTCAATTGCAGAAGCTACAATTCAAGAGATTAGAGGAGTGGGAAGAGTGGATAGTAGAAGAAGGCTCCATGCCCCTTCTCCATACTCTCATAATTTACTATTGTCCAAAGTTAAAGGAGCTTCCTGATGGGCTGCGATTCATCACTTCTTTGAAGTGTCTGGTTTTTTATAATATAGGGAAGAGATGGGAGAAGAGACTGTCGAAAGGAGGAAAAGATTATTACAAAGTCCAACACATCCCTTCTGTTACAATTCTATGA
- the LOC106327436 gene encoding uncharacterized protein LOC106327436, which produces MVVHGWTGVFWDMDDFPLPPGLDVDQFVKNVELAISNAGALGEVEFFAYGSSDSFDYGRYLESMSFTPAKVVGKRSRFYRLVHRMLNWVHKRQQYGGKKNLLVIAKAMPGEDNINLISFLDEMIDRYHNVFTVVPDGCFLPENFDYPEPILAWEWLALCYGRES; this is translated from the exons ATGGTCGTCC ATGGTTGGACAGGCGTCTTCTGGGACATGGATGACTTCCCACTCCCTCCTGGTCTCGATGTAGATCAGTTTGTTAAGAATGTCGAGTTAGCTATATCGAATGCGGGCGCTCTTGGTGAAGTGGAGTTCTTTGCTTATGGTAGTTCGGATTCCTTTGATTATGGTCGATATCTCGAGTCCATGTCCTTCACTCCAGCTAAAGTTGTCGGTAAACGTTCAAGGTTTTATCGTTTGGTACATCGCATGCTTAACTGGGTTCACAAACGTCAACAGTATGGAGGCAAAAAAAATTTGTTGGTAATTGCAAAGGCTATGCCAGGGGAAGATAACATTAACCTGATCAGTTTTCTTGACGAAATGATTGATAGATATCATAATGTTTTCACAGTAGTTCCTGATGGGTGCTTCTTACCTGAAAATTTTGATTATCCTGAGCCAATTTTAGCTTGGGAATGGTTAGCTTTATGTTATGGAAGAGAGTCCTGA
- the LOC106326501 gene encoding uncharacterized protein LOC106326501 — MGKNFHGARTEVFWDVTDFPIRTTDRSYLETLRSVIGNYGYTGPLRLRAYGEKKPDNLGDGITFELIGEKFARLNKMLLDIGLWELDTTHLSLTLTNVLVIAENIDEDTSFVSVSRNLKSHARNCLWVLPDDYEDEKIYRVKLPSANFIWKWQDLLDGNEPMSKDKVSSMRCKTPCDRLG, encoded by the exons ATGGGCAAGAACTTCCACG GGGCGCGCACAGAGGTCTTCTGGGACGTGACTGACTTCCCTATCCGTACCACCGATCGCTCTTATCTCGAGACTCTCAGATCAGTTATTGGCAACTATGGTTATACTGGTCCGCTGAGACTCAGGGCTTATGGTGAGAAGAAACCGGACAATCTGGGTGATGGAATCACCTTCGAACTCATAG GGGAGAAATTTGCGAGACTTAATAAGATGTTACTGGACATTGGTCTATGGGAACTGGACACAACTCACTTGTCTCTTACCCTAACGAATGTGCTGGTAATCGCAGAAAACATTGACGAAGATACAAGCTTTGTCAGCGTTTCTAGGAATTTGAAATCACATGCTAGAAATTGTCTCTGGGTACTGCCTGATGATTACGAAGATGAAAAAATATACCGTGTCAAACTTCCTAGTGCAAACTTCATATGGAAATGGCAAGATCTATTGGATGGAAACGAACCTATGTCCAAAGACAAGGTATCTTCAATGCGTTGCAAGACTCCCTGTGATCGCCTGGGGTGA
- the LOC106326151 gene encoding uncharacterized protein LOC106326151, with the protein MVVHGWTGVFWDMDEFPLPPGLDVDQFVENVKLAISNEGARGHVEFFAYGSSDSFDYGRYLEDRFFTPAKVVDKRSRFYRLLHRMLLWVHKRQRFGGIKNLLVIAKALPGQDNITMISFLDEMIVRDHNVFTVVPEGCSPENFDYPEPILAWHWSALCSGNRSIDLSSAYPTDDDDSGPETDRAQDVKPASETDAAASARKRLQKDAADSQN; encoded by the exons ATGGTCGTCC ATGGTTGGACAGGCGTCTTCTGGGACATGGATGAGTTCCCACTCCCTCCTGGTCTCGATGTAGATCAGTTTGTTGAGAATGTCAAATTAGCTATATCGAATGAGGGTGCTCGTGGTCACGTGGAGTTCTTTGCTTATGGTAGTTCGGATTCCTTTGATTATGGTCGCTATCTCGAGGACCGGTTCTTCACTCCAGCTAAAGTTGTCGATAAACGTTCAAGGTTTTATCGTTTGTTACATCGCATGCTTCTCTGGGTTCACAAACGTCAAAGGTTTGGAGGGATAAAAAATTTGTTGGTAATTGCAAAGGCTCTGCCAGGGCAAGATAACATTACCATGATCAGTTTTCTTGACGAAATGATTGTTAGAGATCATAATGTTTTCACAGTAGTTCCTGAGGGTTGCTCACCAGAAAATTTTGATTATCCTGAGCCAATTTTAGCTTGGCATTGGTCTGCCTTATGTTCTGGAAACAGGTCCATCGACCTTTCTTCTGCGTATCCTACTGATGATGATGATTCCGGACCAGAAACTGATCGTGCACAAGATGTGAAACCTGCAAGTGAAACTGATGCTGCTGCTTCTGCTAGGAAACGTCTTCAAAAAGATGCCGCCGACTCTCAGAACTAG